A stretch of the Mycobacterium shigaense genome encodes the following:
- a CDS encoding Rv3235 family protein, with translation MTISPATDPTRRDAFAVEPVADYEPPARDVPRTGALCRTTRRPHRGRRVGEPPPAATVLSAPMRQAAVFADAALRRVLEVIDRRRPLAQLRPLLVAGLVDPVLSVSRTAAAQEGVAVLRRMRVQPVGHRDHETAAEVFGSYSRGDRMHAIACRVERLPTGSGARWQVVALHIG, from the coding sequence TTGACCATCAGCCCCGCCACGGACCCGACCCGCCGCGACGCGTTTGCCGTCGAGCCCGTCGCGGACTACGAGCCGCCGGCCCGGGACGTGCCGCGCACCGGTGCGCTGTGCCGAACGACGCGCCGGCCCCACCGCGGACGACGGGTCGGCGAACCGCCCCCGGCGGCGACGGTGTTGTCCGCGCCGATGCGCCAGGCGGCGGTCTTCGCCGATGCCGCGCTGCGCCGCGTCCTGGAGGTCATCGATCGGCGCCGCCCGCTGGCCCAGCTGCGACCGCTGCTGGTGGCCGGCCTGGTCGACCCGGTGCTGTCGGTGAGCCGGACCGCTGCCGCGCAGGAGGGCGTCGCGGTGCTGCGTCGGATGCGCGTGCAGCCGGTCGGTCATCGCGATCACGAGACGGCGGCCGAGGTGTTCGGCTCCTACAGCCGCGGGGACCGGATGCATGCCATCGCCTGTCGCGTCGAACGGCTGCCCACTGGGAGCGGGGCCCGCTGGCAGGTCGTCGCCCTGCACATAGGTTGA
- a CDS encoding DUF6912 family protein — MMQVYIPATLPMLQQLVIDGSLRPVNGTAFAVTPALREAYAEGDDDELADVALREAALASLRLLAAHEPEGTGEAARPRRAVLSAEVDQSGATFRPDLDDAVVRLGGPVTMDEVIAAYVDNSDAEPAVTKAIEAIDAADLGDEDADLIVGDALDHDLAWYANQELPFLLDLL; from the coding sequence ATGATGCAGGTCTATATCCCTGCCACCTTGCCGATGCTGCAGCAACTCGTCATCGACGGATCGCTGCGGCCGGTCAACGGCACCGCCTTCGCGGTGACGCCGGCGTTGCGCGAGGCCTACGCCGAGGGCGATGACGACGAACTCGCCGACGTCGCGCTGCGCGAGGCGGCGCTGGCGTCGCTGCGGTTGCTGGCCGCCCACGAGCCGGAGGGGACGGGCGAGGCCGCGCGGCCGCGGCGCGCGGTATTGTCCGCGGAGGTGGACCAATCCGGGGCGACCTTCCGGCCCGATCTCGACGACGCGGTCGTTCGGCTCGGTGGGCCGGTGACGATGGATGAGGTGATCGCCGCGTACGTCGACAACTCGGACGCCGAGCCGGCGGTGACGAAGGCGATCGAGGCGATCGACGCCGCCGACCTGGGCGACGAGGATGCCGACCTGATCGTCGGCGACGCGCTGGACCACGATCTGGCCTGGTACGCCAACCAGGAGCTGCCGTTCCTGCTGGACCTACTGTGA
- a CDS encoding WS/DGAT/MGAT family O-acyltransferase, whose protein sequence is MVTRLSASDASFYRLENTATPMYVGSLSILRRPRAGLSYETLLATVEKRLAQIPRYRQKVRGIGVGAARPFWIDDADFDITYHVRRSALPSPGSDEQLHELIARLAARPLDKTRPLWEMYLVEGLEKNRVALYTKSHQALINGMSALEIGHVIADRTRNPPPFPEDIWVPERDPGNTRLLLGALTDWVAGPGTQLQAVGSALAEMTTNYGELLAVGRRAVNIVRTAARGTAPSSPLNARVSRHRRFTVASGSLEDYRAVRARYECDINDVVLAVVAGALGNWLMSRGVAVSPTATVRAMAPLSVYAEGQHDSTGPGQMISQVTPFLVDLPVGEANPVVRLSQIAHATESIPAAARLVDARTIVTLSGFAPPTLHAMGIRVATSFSARLFNLLITNAPGAQSQMYIAGTKLLETYAVPPLLHNQALAISVTSYNGMLYFGINADRDAMSDVDLLPALLSQSLEELLEASR, encoded by the coding sequence ATGGTGACCCGGTTGTCCGCATCGGACGCCTCTTTTTATCGGCTGGAGAACACGGCCACCCCGATGTACGTCGGATCTTTGTCGATCCTGCGCCGCCCGCGCGCCGGATTGAGCTACGAGACGCTGCTGGCCACCGTCGAGAAGCGGCTCGCCCAGATCCCGCGGTACCGCCAGAAGGTGCGCGGGATCGGGGTCGGCGCTGCCCGGCCGTTCTGGATCGACGACGCCGACTTCGACATCACCTATCACGTGCGGCGCTCGGCGTTGCCGTCGCCGGGCAGCGACGAGCAGCTGCACGAGCTGATCGCGCGGCTGGCCGCCCGGCCGCTGGACAAGACGCGGCCGCTGTGGGAGATGTACCTGGTCGAAGGGCTGGAGAAGAACCGGGTCGCCCTGTACACCAAATCGCATCAGGCGCTGATCAACGGGATGAGCGCGCTGGAGATCGGGCACGTCATCGCCGACCGGACGCGCAATCCGCCGCCGTTCCCGGAGGACATCTGGGTGCCGGAACGCGACCCCGGCAACACCCGGCTACTGCTGGGGGCGCTCACCGATTGGGTGGCCGGACCCGGAACCCAGCTGCAGGCGGTCGGCTCCGCGCTGGCCGAGATGACGACCAACTACGGCGAACTGCTCGCCGTCGGCCGCCGCGCCGTCAACATCGTGCGCACCGCGGCGCGTGGCACCGCACCCAGCAGCCCGCTCAACGCCCGGGTGTCGCGGCACCGCCGCTTCACTGTCGCCAGCGGCAGCCTGGAGGACTACCGGGCGGTGCGGGCGCGCTACGAGTGTGACATCAACGACGTCGTGCTGGCGGTGGTGGCCGGGGCGCTGGGCAACTGGCTGATGTCGCGGGGTGTCGCGGTGTCACCGACTGCGACGGTGCGGGCGATGGCGCCCCTGTCGGTCTACGCCGAGGGCCAGCACGATTCGACCGGTCCGGGTCAGATGATCAGTCAGGTCACGCCGTTTCTGGTCGATCTGCCGGTGGGGGAGGCCAACCCCGTGGTGCGGCTGTCGCAGATCGCCCACGCCACCGAGTCGATCCCGGCGGCCGCGCGGCTGGTCGACGCCAGGACGATCGTCACGTTGTCGGGCTTTGCGCCACCGACGTTACACGCCATGGGTATCCGGGTGGCGACCAGCTTCTCGGCGCGGTTGTTCAATTTGTTGATCACCAATGCGCCTGGCGCCCAATCGCAGATGTACATCGCTGGCACCAAATTGCTCGAGACTTACGCCGTGCCGCCGCTGCTGCACAATCAGGCGCTGGCCATCAGCGTCACCTCCTACAACGGCATGTTGTATTTCGGGATCAATGCCGATCGCGACGCGATGAGCGATGTCGATCTACTGCCCGCATTGCTGAGCCAGTCCCTCGAGGAACTGCTGGAAGCTTCCCGTTAA
- a CDS encoding ferredoxin reductase, producing the protein MGRTYASITANVIETRRATVAGAERHPGWHALRKLVSRITTPLLPDDYLHLANPLWSARELRGRVVKVRRETEDSATLVIKPGWGFSFDYEPGQYIGIGLFVDGRWRWRSYSLTSSPVARSGSGPERTVTISVKAMPEGFLSTHLVEGVEPGTIVRLAAPQGNFVLPDPAPSSILFLTAGSGITPVMSMLRTLVRRNQIGDIVHVHSAPSRSDVMFGTELTELAAVHAGYRLQVRQTRTEGRLDLARLDEAVPDWRERQTWACGPEGLLAQAEQVWEAAGVGNRLHLERFAVAKAAPAGAGGTVTFGRSGRTVSADAATSLMDAGEGAGVQMPFGCRMGICQSCVVPLLEGHVRDLRTGQEHEPGSRVQTCVSAASGNCTLDV; encoded by the coding sequence ATGGGTAGGACATACGCATCTATCACCGCCAACGTCATCGAGACCCGGCGCGCCACGGTGGCGGGCGCCGAGCGGCACCCCGGCTGGCATGCGCTGCGCAAGCTCGTCTCGCGTATCACCACACCGTTGCTGCCGGACGACTATCTGCATTTGGCCAACCCGTTGTGGTCGGCGCGGGAGTTGCGTGGCCGGGTGGTGAAGGTTCGCCGCGAGACCGAAGACTCCGCCACCCTGGTGATCAAACCGGGCTGGGGATTCAGCTTCGACTATGAGCCCGGTCAGTACATCGGCATCGGATTGTTCGTCGACGGGCGCTGGCGCTGGCGATCGTATTCGCTGACGTCTAGCCCGGTCGCCCGGTCGGGGTCCGGCCCGGAGCGCACGGTGACCATCAGCGTCAAGGCGATGCCGGAGGGCTTTTTGTCCACCCACTTGGTCGAGGGCGTCGAGCCGGGCACGATCGTGCGCCTGGCCGCGCCGCAGGGCAACTTCGTGCTGCCTGATCCGGCGCCGTCGTCGATCCTGTTCCTCACCGCGGGGTCGGGCATCACACCGGTGATGTCGATGTTGCGGACCTTGGTGCGGCGCAATCAGATTGGTGACATCGTGCATGTCCACTCGGCGCCCAGCCGGTCTGACGTGATGTTCGGTACCGAGTTGACCGAGCTGGCCGCCGTGCATGCCGGCTATCGGTTGCAGGTGCGCCAGACCCGCACCGAGGGCCGGCTGGACCTGGCCCGGCTCGACGAGGCGGTGCCGGACTGGCGCGAACGCCAGACCTGGGCTTGCGGGCCGGAGGGCCTGCTCGCCCAGGCCGAGCAGGTGTGGGAGGCGGCCGGGGTCGGCAACCGGCTGCACCTGGAGCGCTTCGCGGTGGCCAAGGCGGCCCCCGCCGGCGCCGGCGGAACGGTCACGTTCGGCCGCAGCGGGCGCACGGTCAGCGCCGATGCCGCGACGTCGCTGATGGATGCGGGCGAGGGCGCCGGCGTGCAGATGCCGTTCGGGTGCCGCATGGGCATCTGCCAGTCGTGCGTGGTTCCGCTGTTGGAGGGCCACGTCCGCGACTTGCGCACCGGCCAGGAGCACGAGCCCGGCTCGCGGGTGCAGACGTGTGTGTCGGCCGCGTCGGGTAATTGCACCCTCGACGTCTAG
- a CDS encoding mycofactocin-coupled SDR family oxidoreductase, with amino-acid sequence MTKTVGRVAGKVAFITGAARGQGREHAVRLAEEGADIIAVDLCGDVEGVIYPGATEADLDETATLVEKSGRRIVTAKADVRDVASLRDALQQGVDELGRPDVVIANAGISGSPAPAALIEETAWKTMLDINLTGVWHTIKVAVPHMSDGRGGSIILVSSMLGLRGGGYMAHYASAKHGVVGLMNSLANELAPQLIRVNSIHPGNIRTPMIDNEQFHRTLRPDLPEPTMDDTAAVLGHFHMLPVPVIEARAVSNAVLFLASDEAQYITGAALPIDAGAVAKF; translated from the coding sequence ATGACGAAAACCGTTGGCAGGGTCGCCGGCAAGGTCGCGTTCATCACGGGCGCCGCGCGCGGCCAGGGCCGGGAGCACGCCGTCCGCCTCGCCGAGGAGGGCGCCGACATCATCGCGGTGGACCTGTGCGGCGACGTTGAGGGGGTCATCTATCCGGGAGCGACGGAGGCCGACCTCGACGAGACCGCGACCCTGGTCGAAAAATCGGGCCGGCGCATCGTGACCGCCAAGGCCGATGTTCGCGACGTCGCGAGTCTTCGCGATGCGTTGCAGCAGGGGGTCGACGAATTGGGCCGGCCCGATGTGGTGATCGCCAACGCCGGCATCAGCGGCAGTCCCGCACCCGCCGCGCTGATCGAAGAAACGGCCTGGAAGACCATGCTCGACATCAATCTCACCGGCGTCTGGCACACCATCAAGGTGGCGGTGCCGCACATGTCCGACGGGCGCGGCGGGTCCATCATCTTGGTCAGTTCCATGCTGGGACTTCGCGGCGGCGGGTACATGGCGCACTACGCGTCGGCGAAACACGGTGTGGTCGGGTTGATGAACTCGCTGGCGAATGAGCTTGCGCCGCAGCTGATTCGGGTCAACTCGATCCACCCGGGCAACATCCGGACGCCGATGATCGACAACGAGCAGTTTCACCGCACGCTGCGGCCGGACCTTCCCGAGCCGACCATGGACGACACGGCCGCGGTGCTCGGGCACTTCCACATGCTGCCGGTGCCGGTCATCGAGGCGCGCGCGGTCAGCAATGCGGTGCTGTTCCTGGCGTCCGACGAGGCGCAGTACATCACCGGCGCGGCATTGCCGATCGACGCGGGGGCCGTCGCGAAGTTCTGA
- a CDS encoding fatty acid desaturase family protein, protein MAITDVDVFAHLTDADIENLGVELDAIRQDIEDSRGERDARYIRRTIAGQRALEVVGRLLLTASSRRSAWWVGTVTLGVAKIIENMEIGHNVMHGQWDWMNDPEIHSSTWEWDMAGSSKHWRYTHNFVHHKYTNILGMDDDVGYGMLRVTRDQRWKKFNVFNLVWNTLLGLGFEWGVGLQHVEIGKIVKKRMDQDEARQRTDEFLAKAGRQVLKDYVAFPALTSLSPGATYRSTLTANATANVIRNVWANAVIFCGHFPDGAEKFTKTDMIGESRGQWYLRQMLGSANFEAGPALRFMSGNLCHQIEHHLYPDLPSNRLHEISVRVRQVCDKYDLPYTTGSFLLQYAKTWRTMAKLSLPDKYLLDNADNAPETRSERMFAELGPEFAGIDPATGRRRGLKTAIETVRGWRRRKKDAATRPGANDLAA, encoded by the coding sequence ATGGCGATCACAGACGTCGACGTATTCGCGCATCTGACAGATGCTGACATCGAAAATCTGGGCGTTGAGCTCGATGCCATCCGACAGGACATCGAAGACTCACGGGGAGAGCGGGACGCCCGTTACATCCGTCGCACCATCGCAGGCCAGCGCGCGCTCGAGGTGGTCGGCCGGCTGCTGCTGACCGCCAGTTCGCGGCGCTCGGCCTGGTGGGTCGGGACCGTGACGCTGGGCGTGGCCAAGATCATCGAGAATATGGAGATCGGCCACAACGTCATGCACGGCCAGTGGGATTGGATGAACGACCCGGAGATTCACTCCTCGACGTGGGAGTGGGACATGGCCGGGTCGTCCAAGCACTGGCGCTACACCCACAACTTCGTGCACCACAAGTACACCAACATCCTCGGGATGGACGACGACGTGGGCTACGGCATGTTGCGCGTCACGCGCGATCAGCGCTGGAAGAAGTTCAACGTCTTCAACCTGGTGTGGAACACGTTGCTGGGCCTCGGCTTCGAGTGGGGCGTCGGGCTGCAGCATGTGGAGATCGGCAAGATCGTCAAGAAACGGATGGATCAGGACGAGGCGCGGCAGCGCACCGACGAGTTCCTGGCCAAGGCCGGTCGTCAGGTGCTCAAGGACTACGTCGCCTTCCCGGCGCTGACCTCGCTGTCGCCCGGCGCGACGTACCGCTCGACGCTGACGGCCAACGCCACGGCCAACGTGATCCGCAACGTCTGGGCCAACGCCGTGATCTTCTGCGGCCATTTCCCCGACGGCGCAGAGAAATTCACGAAGACCGACATGATCGGTGAATCCAGGGGGCAGTGGTACCTGCGCCAGATGCTGGGCAGCGCCAACTTCGAGGCCGGACCCGCGCTACGGTTCATGAGCGGCAACCTGTGCCACCAGATCGAACACCACCTGTACCCGGACCTGCCGAGCAATCGGTTGCACGAGATCTCGGTGCGGGTGCGCCAGGTGTGCGACAAGTACGACTTGCCTTACACCACAGGCTCGTTCCTGCTGCAGTACGCCAAGACGTGGCGCACGATGGCCAAGCTGTCGCTGCCGGACAAGTACCTGCTGGACAACGCCGACAACGCGCCCGAGACGCGCAGCGAGCGGATGTTCGCCGAGCTCGGCCCGGAATTCGCGGGCATCGACCCAGCCACCGGCCGGCGGCGCGGCCTCAAGACCGCCATCGAAACGGTGCGGGGCTGGCGGCGTCGCAAGAAGGACGCGGCGACCCGGCCCGGTGCCAACGACCTGGCGGCCTAG
- a CDS encoding cation:proton antiporter: protein MQVSGALLFQLGALLAGLAVLGAVARRYALSPIPVYLLAGLSLGKGGIWPVAAAGEFIVTGAPIGIVLLLLTLGLEFSATEFAASLRHHLPSAGVDIFLNATPGAAAGWLLGFDGVAILALAGVTYISSSGVIARLLEDLRRLGNRETPAVLSVLVLEDFAMAAYLPLFAVLAAGGSWVEALVGALVAVAALLAAFAASYHWGHHVGRLVAHPDSEQLLLRVLGGTLLVAALAESLHASAAVGAFLVGLTLTGETADRARRVLGPLRDLFAAVFFVAIGLSVDPHELIPVLPVALALAAVTAVTKVATGAFAARRDGVARRGQLRAGAALIARGEFSLIIIGLVGTAVPVVAALATAYVFVMAIVGPVLARFAGGVGPAH, encoded by the coding sequence GTGCAGGTTTCGGGGGCGCTGCTATTCCAGCTCGGCGCCCTCCTGGCTGGGCTGGCGGTGTTGGGTGCCGTCGCACGCCGCTACGCGCTGTCGCCGATCCCGGTGTATCTGCTAGCCGGGCTTTCGCTGGGCAAGGGCGGCATCTGGCCGGTGGCGGCCGCCGGTGAGTTCATCGTGACCGGCGCGCCCATCGGTATCGTTCTGCTGCTGCTGACGCTGGGTCTGGAATTCTCGGCGACCGAGTTCGCCGCCAGCCTGCGCCACCACCTGCCGTCTGCTGGCGTCGACATCTTCCTCAACGCCACCCCTGGCGCGGCGGCCGGGTGGCTGTTGGGGTTCGACGGTGTCGCCATCCTCGCCCTGGCCGGAGTCACCTACATCTCCTCCTCGGGTGTCATCGCCCGGCTGCTCGAGGACCTGCGCCGGCTGGGCAACCGCGAAACCCCGGCCGTGCTGTCGGTACTGGTGCTCGAGGACTTCGCGATGGCCGCCTACCTGCCGCTGTTCGCCGTGCTGGCCGCCGGCGGCAGTTGGGTCGAGGCCCTCGTGGGCGCCCTCGTCGCGGTCGCAGCGCTGCTGGCCGCGTTCGCCGCGTCGTATCACTGGGGTCACCACGTGGGCCGGCTGGTGGCACACCCCGATTCCGAGCAGCTGTTGCTGCGGGTCCTCGGCGGCACCCTGCTGGTGGCGGCGCTGGCGGAGTCGCTGCACGCGTCGGCCGCGGTCGGGGCGTTCCTGGTGGGGCTGACCCTGACCGGCGAGACCGCGGACCGGGCCCGCCGGGTGCTGGGGCCGCTGCGCGATCTGTTTGCCGCGGTCTTCTTCGTGGCGATCGGGCTGTCGGTCGACCCGCACGAACTGATTCCGGTGCTGCCGGTGGCGCTTGCCCTGGCCGCCGTCACCGCCGTGACGAAGGTTGCCACCGGCGCCTTCGCCGCCCGGCGCGACGGGGTGGCGCGCCGCGGGCAGCTGCGGGCCGGTGCGGCGCTCATCGCCCGCGGCGAGTTCTCCCTGATCATCATCGGCCTGGTCGGCACAGCGGTGCCCGTCGTGGCCGCGCTGGCCACCGCGTATGTGTTCGTCATGGCGATCGTGGGCCCGGTGCTGGCGCGCTTCGCCGGCGGCGTCGGTCCCGCGCATTGA
- the ppk2 gene encoding polyphosphate kinase 2, whose product MSAPSSNGKPTKTKAKVKPKAAAKISQEVYEAELFRLQTEFVKLQEWVRAVGARVVVIFEGRDAAGKGGAIKRITEYLSPRVAQIAALPAPTDRERGQWYYQRYIAHLPAKGEIVLFDRSWYNRAGVEKVMGFCTPQEYVLFLRQTPIFEQMLIDDGIILRKYWFSVSDGEQLRRFKSRLNDPVRQWKLSPMDLESVYRWEDYSRAKDEMMVHTDTAASPWYVVESDLKKHARLNMMAHLLNSIDYHEVDRPEVKLPRRPIVSGNYQRPPRELSNYVEDYAATLIG is encoded by the coding sequence ATGAGCGCGCCCAGCAGCAACGGTAAGCCAACCAAGACCAAGGCGAAGGTCAAGCCGAAAGCGGCCGCCAAGATCTCCCAGGAGGTCTACGAGGCCGAATTATTCCGACTGCAAACGGAATTCGTGAAGCTGCAGGAGTGGGTGCGTGCCGTCGGAGCCCGCGTGGTGGTGATCTTCGAGGGCCGCGACGCCGCGGGTAAGGGCGGGGCGATCAAGCGGATCACCGAATATCTCAGCCCCCGTGTCGCCCAGATCGCCGCGCTGCCGGCACCCACCGACCGCGAGCGCGGCCAGTGGTACTACCAGCGCTACATCGCGCATCTGCCCGCCAAGGGGGAGATCGTGCTCTTCGATCGCAGCTGGTACAACCGCGCCGGCGTCGAGAAGGTGATGGGCTTCTGCACGCCGCAGGAGTATGTCCTGTTCCTGCGCCAGACGCCGATCTTCGAGCAGATGCTGATCGACGACGGCATTATCTTGCGTAAGTACTGGTTCTCCGTGTCTGACGGCGAACAGCTCCGGCGATTCAAGTCACGCTTGAACGACCCTGTGCGGCAATGGAAATTGAGTCCGATGGACTTGGAATCGGTGTATCGGTGGGAGGACTATTCGCGCGCCAAGGACGAGATGATGGTGCACACCGATACCGCTGCCAGCCCGTGGTACGTGGTGGAATCCGACCTCAAGAAGCACGCGCGGCTCAACATGATGGCGCACCTGCTGAATTCCATCGACTACCACGAGGTGGACCGACCCGAAGTCAAGCTGCCGCGACGCCCGATCGTCAGCGGTAACTACCAGCGGCCGCCGCGGGAGCTGTCGAACTACGTGGAGGACTACGCGGCTACGTTGATCGGATGA
- a CDS encoding cation:proton antiporter regulatory subunit, with translation MDVKEVLLPGVGLRYEFTSHKGERIGIIARRGGDFDVVLYGADDPDQARPVFRLTDEEADTVAQILGAPRIAERFTELTREVPGLEAGQVDIEPGNPFVDRPLGDTKARTRTGASIVAIVRDEDVLASPGPAETLHAGDVLIVIGTEEGIAAVRQIIDKG, from the coding sequence ATGGACGTCAAGGAGGTGCTGCTGCCGGGGGTCGGCCTGCGCTACGAGTTCACCAGCCACAAGGGTGAGCGGATCGGCATCATCGCGCGGCGCGGCGGCGACTTCGACGTCGTCCTCTACGGCGCCGACGACCCCGACCAGGCTCGGCCGGTCTTTCGCCTGACCGACGAGGAGGCCGACACGGTGGCCCAGATCCTCGGCGCACCACGGATCGCCGAGCGGTTCACCGAGCTGACCCGCGAGGTGCCGGGACTTGAGGCAGGTCAGGTCGACATCGAGCCCGGCAACCCGTTCGTGGACCGCCCCTTGGGCGACACCAAGGCCCGTACCCGCACCGGCGCCTCGATCGTCGCGATCGTGCGCGACGAGGACGTGCTCGCCTCGCCGGGTCCGGCCGAGACGCTGCACGCGGGCGACGTTCTGATCGTGATCGGCACCGAAGAGGGCATCGCCGCCGTCCGGCAGATCATCGACAAGGGTTGA
- a CDS encoding DUF5134 domain-containing protein has translation MIGDLTLRWIVTALFGVGIAAYVYVLVAQRSQRTGTLSHLFHLTMAAAMILMAWHIGVQLSAVGPMIFFALAGASFAYAAGRAASAFGERLTNSYYAVMAAAMVWMYAEMSGEMPRPASHPAPDAMAMDMPGMELTGHEMSRAPTGLGWIAAVNWIAALGFAVVALYWSCRWIARRPGTRMEPLYQACTAAGTAAMFFALL, from the coding sequence TTGATCGGCGACCTCACGCTGCGGTGGATCGTCACCGCGCTCTTCGGCGTCGGTATCGCGGCATACGTCTATGTCCTTGTCGCACAACGCAGCCAGCGAACCGGCACCCTGAGCCATCTGTTTCATCTGACGATGGCGGCGGCGATGATCCTGATGGCCTGGCACATCGGCGTGCAACTCTCGGCGGTCGGGCCGATGATCTTCTTCGCCCTGGCCGGCGCGTCCTTCGCGTACGCGGCCGGCCGAGCCGCCTCCGCGTTCGGTGAGCGGCTCACCAATTCCTACTACGCCGTGATGGCCGCGGCAATGGTGTGGATGTACGCGGAGATGAGCGGCGAGATGCCGCGCCCTGCGAGCCACCCGGCGCCGGACGCGATGGCCATGGACATGCCGGGAATGGAGCTGACCGGACATGAGATGTCCCGGGCGCCAACCGGACTCGGGTGGATCGCCGCGGTGAACTGGATCGCGGCCCTTGGCTTCGCCGTCGTGGCGCTGTACTGGTCCTGCCGTTGGATCGCCCGGCGGCCGGGCACGCGGATGGAACCGCTGTACCAGGCGTGCACGGCCGCGGGTACCGCCGCGATGTTCTTTGCCCTCCTGTAA